The proteins below are encoded in one region of Epinephelus lanceolatus isolate andai-2023 chromosome 7, ASM4190304v1, whole genome shotgun sequence:
- the etfdh gene encoding electron transfer flavoprotein-ubiquinone oxidoreductase, mitochondrial, whose product MFPVTRYTSKAHRCIRALKTAQTEHAAPQICWTLNRRTCSSVSTPRITTHYTIHPREKDSRWEGVEMERFADEADVVIVGGGPAGLSAAIRLKQLANEHGKELRVCLVEKASQIGAHTLSGACLEPSALTELFPDWKERGAPLNTPVTEDVFSILTKKHRIPVPILPGLPMANHGNYIVRLGNFVRWLGEQAEELGVELYPGYAAAEVLFHEDGSVKGIATNDVGIAKDGSPKDVFERGMELHAKVTLFGEGCHGHLAKQLYKQFNLRENCEPQTYAIGLKELWTIDEKKWRPGRVEHSVGWPLNRNTYGGSFLYHLNEGEPLVALGFVVGLDYTNPYLSPFREFQRWKHHPFVAPTLEGGNRIAYGARALNEGGLQSIPKLTFPGGLLIGCSPGFMNVPKIKGTHTAMKSGMLAAEAIFPKVTAEEPESETAGLHVPEYAENLKSSWVWKELHSVRNIRPSFHNYFGLYGGMVYTGIFYWIFRGKEPWTLKHCGLDAHQLKPAKDCTPIEYPKPDGKISFDLLSSVALSGTNHEGDQPPHLTLKNDSIPVERNLAVFDGPEQRFCPAGVYEYVPLETGEGMRLQINAQNCVHCKTCDIKDPSQNINWVVPEGGGGPAYNGM is encoded by the exons ATGTTTCCAGTCACCAGATATACAAGTAAAG CCCACAGGTGCATCAGGGCCTTGAAGACAGCACAGACAGAGCACGCTGCCCCTCAGATCTGCTGGACACTAAACAGGCGGACGTGCTCTTCAGTGTCGACACCACGCATCACAACACACTACACTATCCATCCTAGAGAGAAAGACTCAAGATGGGAAG GCGTCGAAATGGAGAGGTTTGCCGACGAGGCAGATGTGGTGATAGTAGGCGGGGGCCCTGCTGGTCTCTCAGCAGCCATTCGTCTGAAGCAGCTAGCCAACGAACATGGGAAGGAGCTGCGAGTGTGTCTTGTGGAGAAGGCCTCTCAAATTGGAGCACACACCCTGTCAGGTGCCTGTCTGGAGCCCTCTGCCCTCACCGAGCTATTTCCTGATTGGAAGGAACGAGGG GCACCCCTGAATACTCCCGTGACTGAAGATGTGTTCAGCATTttaacaaagaaacacagaatcCCTGTCCCCATTTTGCCAG GTCTGCCCATGGCGAACCATGGTAACTACATCGTGAGGCTGGGGAACTTTGTGCGCTGGCTGGGGGAGCAGGCCGAGGAGCTCGGAGTGGAGCTGTATCCTGGTTACGCTGCAGCTGAG GTTTTGTTTCATGAAGATGGAAGTGTGAAAGGAATTGCCACCAATGACGTAGGCATCGCCAAAGATGGCTCCCCGAAG GATGTGTTTGAGAGAGGAATGGAGCTCCATGCTAAAGTCACGTTGTTTGGAGAGGGCTGTCACGGCCACTTGGCCAAGCAGCTTTACAAGCAGTTCAATCTGCGTGAGAACTGTGAACCCCAGACTTACGCCATCGGCCTGAAGGAG TTGTGGACGATTGATGAGAAGAAATGGAGGCCGGGCAGAGTGGAGCATTCTGTGGGCTGGCCCCTAAACAGAAACACATACGGAGGATCTTTCCTGTACCACCTGAATGAAGGAGAGCCGCTGGTGGCGCTGGGCTTTGTG GTTGGTCTGGACTACACCAACCCTTACTTGAGCCCGTTCAGGGAGTTCCAGCGCTGGAAGCATCACCCCTTCGTAGCTCCCACACTGGAGGGAGGCAACAGGAttgcatatggagccagagcACTGAATGAGGGAGGATTACAG tCTATCCCAAAGTTGACATTCCCCGGAGGGCTGTTGATAGGCTGCAGCCCCGGCTTCATGAACGTCCCAAAGATCAAAGGCACCCACACAGCGATGAAGAGCGGCATGCTGGCTGCCGAGGCCATTTTCCCCAAAGTCACAGCAGAGGAGCCGGAGTCTGAGACAGCAG GACTCCATGTACCGGAGTACGCTGAAAACTTGAAGAGCTCGTGGGTGTGGAAAGAGCTGCATTCAGTAAGAAACATCAGACCGTCCTTCCACAATTACTTTGGCCTGTACGGTGGCATGGTCTACACGGGAATCTTCTACTGGATCTTTAGAGGAAAAGAGCCGTGGACGCTTAAACACTGTG GCCTCGATGCACACCAGCTGAAACCGGCCAAAGACTGTACTCCCATTGAATATCCCAAGCCCGACGGCAAGATAAGCTTCGACCTGCTCTCCTCCGTGGCTCTGAGTGGCACCAACCACGAGGGGGACCAGCCCCCCCACCTGACCCTGAAGAATGACAGCATCCCGGTAGAAAGGAACCTGGCCGTATTCGACGGGCCTGAGCAGCGTTTCTGCCCTGCAG